The following proteins come from a genomic window of Pirellulales bacterium:
- a CDS encoding cytochrome c oxidase subunit 3: MATETVLVEHQFATLEQQHRAATLGMWVFLATEIMVFGVLICGFVSYRAIYSDAFEAMSSHLNVGIGAINTVVLLTSSLTMALAVYSIQVGNLRMTYWCLALTAALGTAFLVLKGVEYYSDYVDNLMPRIAFKPEADEWRSLGIDGAKHVELALTFYYFMTLLHALHLTIGIALLLFLIIAVSRRTVTPQRYMPVEIIGLYWHFVDVVWIFLLPLLYLIGTHKTFW, encoded by the coding sequence CAGCAGCACCGCGCGGCGACGCTCGGGATGTGGGTCTTTCTCGCCACCGAGATCATGGTGTTCGGGGTGTTGATCTGCGGCTTCGTTTCATATCGCGCGATCTATTCCGACGCCTTTGAAGCCATGAGCAGCCATCTCAACGTCGGCATCGGCGCGATCAACACGGTCGTGCTGTTGACGAGCAGCTTGACGATGGCGCTGGCCGTCTACTCGATTCAGGTCGGCAATCTGCGGATGACGTATTGGTGCCTGGCACTCACCGCCGCGCTCGGTACAGCGTTCCTGGTTCTCAAGGGAGTCGAGTATTACTCCGACTACGTCGACAATCTGATGCCGAGAATCGCATTCAAGCCCGAGGCCGACGAATGGAGGTCGCTGGGAATCGATGGAGCGAAACACGTCGAACTTGCCTTGACGTTCTATTACTTCATGACGCTCTTGCACGCGCTGCATCTCACCATCGGCATCGCCCTGCTCCTATTCCTTATCATTGCAGTGTCGCGGCGGACTGTCACTCCCCAGCGTTACATGCCGGTCGAGATCATCGGCCTGTATTGGCATTTCGTCGACGTCGTTTGGATCTTCCTGCTGCCGCTGCTCTATCTGATCGGCACGCACAAGACCTTCTGGTAA
- a CDS encoding NAD(P)/FAD-dependent oxidoreductase, whose translation MAHRVVIIGGGFGGLVTARGLRRAPVEVTLIDRHNYHLFQPLLYQVATGTLSPANIASPLRALLKRQKNARVLLAEAREIDVAGRRVIVDEGELQYDTLVVAAGSSHSYFGHDEWSAFAPGLKSIEDATTIRRRILLAFEEAERCGDSETIRILLNFVVVGAGPTGVELAGQMSEISRHTLKGEFRAIHPEQAQVSLIEYQDRVLPTYPPDLSARALRSLEQLGVNVLTGAEVTQVEEDKITYRRHGETHVLPARTILWAAGVRASPLGQAIAAATGAETDRIGRVIVEPDVTVPGHPEIFIIGDLANYRHQNGKPLPGVAPVAMQQARYVAKLIRKRRSGKSQSAPAPFNYRNRGTLATIGRYKAIADLRFIHLSGLLAWLVWLFVHLMSIVQFSNRVLIFVQWGWSYFTRDRAARLITEQPGRTQELPKVDSRRTG comes from the coding sequence ATGGCCCATCGCGTCGTAATCATCGGCGGCGGCTTCGGGGGCCTGGTCACGGCTCGGGGCTTGCGGCGCGCGCCGGTCGAAGTGACGCTCATCGACCGTCACAATTATCACCTCTTCCAGCCGCTGCTCTATCAGGTCGCCACTGGCACGCTCTCGCCAGCCAATATCGCCTCGCCATTGCGGGCGTTGCTCAAGCGGCAGAAGAACGCTCGCGTCCTGCTGGCGGAGGCCCGCGAGATCGACGTGGCTGGCCGGCGCGTGATCGTCGACGAGGGGGAGTTGCAATACGACACGCTTGTCGTGGCGGCCGGCTCGAGCCACAGCTACTTCGGCCACGACGAATGGAGCGCCTTCGCCCCCGGACTCAAATCGATCGAAGACGCAACCACAATCCGTCGCCGGATTCTGCTGGCGTTCGAAGAAGCCGAGCGCTGCGGAGATTCCGAAACGATTCGCATTCTGTTGAACTTCGTTGTGGTTGGCGCGGGACCGACGGGAGTCGAGCTGGCGGGGCAAATGAGCGAAATCTCCCGCCACACGCTCAAGGGCGAATTCCGCGCTATCCATCCCGAGCAGGCACAGGTCTCGCTGATCGAGTATCAGGATCGCGTGCTGCCGACGTATCCCCCGGATCTTTCCGCGCGGGCGCTGAGATCACTCGAGCAGCTCGGCGTCAACGTGCTCACTGGCGCCGAGGTGACACAGGTCGAGGAGGACAAAATCACCTACCGCCGGCACGGCGAAACGCACGTGTTGCCGGCCCGAACCATTCTTTGGGCCGCAGGCGTGAGAGCTTCTCCGCTCGGTCAAGCGATTGCGGCGGCAACGGGCGCCGAGACCGATCGAATCGGCCGCGTCATCGTCGAGCCCGACGTGACCGTCCCCGGCCATCCGGAGATCTTCATCATCGGCGACCTCGCCAACTACCGCCATCAAAACGGCAAGCCGCTCCCGGGCGTCGCTCCAGTCGCGATGCAACAGGCCCGCTATGTCGCGAAGCTAATCCGCAAGCGACGATCGGGAAAGTCTCAATCGGCCCCAGCCCCATTCAACTATCGCAACCGCGGCACGCTGGCCACGATCGGCCGCTACAAGGCGATCGCCGATCTGCGATTCATTCACCTCTCGGGTCTGCTGGCCTGGCTCGTTTGGCTCTTCGTGCATTTGATGAGCATCGTCCAATTCAGCAATCGCGTGCTGATCTTCGTCCAATGGGGTTGGAGCTACTTTACGCGCGACCGCGCCGCCCGCTTGATCACTGAACAGCCGGGGCGGACGCAGGAATTGCCAAAGGTCGATTCGAGACGAACAGGCTAG
- a CDS encoding cytochrome C oxidase subunit IV family protein codes for MSLNPESRIPSPESPASALTPRTYVNIFIALIVLTLLTVGLSFLDLGPWHLAAGMGIGIVKALLVILFFMHVLHSSRLTWIVIAAGLFWLAILIGGTVSDYLSRGWLEF; via the coding sequence ATGTCGTTGAACCCCGAATCCCGAATCCCGAGCCCCGAGTCTCCTGCCTCCGCACTGACTCCGCGCACCTACGTCAATATTTTCATCGCGCTCATCGTGCTGACGCTCCTGACCGTCGGGCTTTCGTTCCTCGATCTTGGTCCCTGGCACCTCGCAGCGGGAATGGGCATTGGCATCGTGAAGGCCCTACTGGTAATCTTGTTCTTCATGCACGTCCTCCATAGCAGCCGATTGACTTGGATCGTCATCGCGGCGGGACTGTTTTGGCTCGCAATCTTGATCGGCGGAACCGTGTCGGACTACCTGAGTCGAGGATGGCTGGAATTCTGA